One genomic window of Cellulophaga sp. Hel_I_12 includes the following:
- the dnaG gene encoding DNA primase, with protein sequence MISKATIDQVYETARLEEVIGDFVQLKKSGANYKGLSPFTDERSPSFMVSPVKQIWKDFSSGKGGNVVAFLMEHEHFTYPEAIKYLAKKYTIEIEETEQTSEQKVQADERESMYLVSEFAQKYFSNILWESELGKAIGLSYFKERGFTDETIKKFALGYCLDHWDAFTNEALDKGYQLKYLESTGLSIVKENLENPANSKKFDRFKGRVMFPIQSMSGRVLGFGGRILTNDKKAAKYLNSPESDIYHKSKVLYGIFHAKQAIAKEDNCYLVEGYTDVIQFHQRGIENVVASSGTALTAEQIRLVNRLTKNITVLFDGDAAGLRASLRGIDLILEQGMNVKVCSFPEGEDPDSFAKNNSLDEVNAYLKTNAKDFIQFKASLLMKEAANDPIKRADTVRDIVNSISKIPDRIQKEIYIQECAQIMNISEGVLFNTLAQIGKKDIADASKKAKDNQKAFEVVRNEAVTQKVDVQFELERKIIEILLLYGNTSQRFEDLILKENDKGELALEPEFLEAKVYEKIFLDLQDDEIELSNDNFKRIYKTLVQELNENENFTVQTFIASLEQDMVSEISSILMEEEKYILHDWASKDIYPKSKDQGISQLASETILTLRCFLIKRRINTLQNETQDVEKDNREILEEIINYIQLNKLLNQKLNRVLS encoded by the coding sequence TTGATTTCAAAAGCCACCATCGACCAAGTATATGAAACCGCCCGTTTAGAGGAGGTTATTGGTGATTTTGTACAATTAAAAAAATCAGGTGCTAATTATAAAGGTTTAAGTCCGTTTACTGATGAACGATCGCCTAGCTTTATGGTAAGTCCCGTAAAGCAAATTTGGAAAGATTTTAGTAGTGGAAAAGGAGGTAATGTGGTTGCATTTTTAATGGAACACGAGCATTTTACCTACCCTGAGGCTATAAAATACTTAGCCAAAAAGTACACTATTGAAATCGAAGAAACTGAGCAAACTAGTGAGCAAAAAGTGCAGGCAGACGAACGCGAAAGCATGTATTTAGTGTCTGAATTTGCTCAAAAATATTTTTCTAACATTTTATGGGAAAGCGAACTAGGAAAAGCAATAGGACTTAGTTATTTCAAAGAGCGGGGTTTTACAGATGAAACCATCAAAAAGTTCGCTTTGGGGTATTGTTTAGATCATTGGGATGCTTTTACCAACGAGGCCTTAGATAAAGGATATCAATTAAAATATTTAGAAAGTACAGGCCTAAGTATCGTCAAAGAAAACCTAGAGAATCCTGCGAATAGCAAAAAGTTCGACAGGTTTAAAGGGCGCGTTATGTTTCCTATACAATCTATGAGCGGTCGGGTGCTTGGTTTTGGGGGTAGAATTTTAACCAACGATAAAAAAGCAGCCAAATATTTAAATTCTCCAGAAAGTGATATTTACCATAAAAGTAAAGTTTTATACGGTATTTTTCATGCAAAACAAGCGATTGCAAAAGAAGATAATTGTTATTTGGTAGAAGGCTATACCGATGTAATTCAGTTTCATCAGCGCGGTATTGAGAATGTAGTAGCCTCTAGCGGAACCGCCTTGACAGCTGAACAAATTCGATTGGTAAACCGACTTACTAAAAATATTACGGTATTGTTTGATGGTGATGCGGCAGGTTTAAGAGCTTCTTTACGAGGAATCGACCTTATTTTGGAACAAGGGATGAATGTCAAAGTCTGTTCCTTCCCAGAAGGAGAAGATCCAGATAGCTTTGCTAAAAACAATAGTTTAGACGAGGTAAATGCCTATTTAAAAACGAACGCGAAAGACTTTATTCAATTTAAGGCTTCTTTATTAATGAAGGAAGCCGCAAACGACCCGATAAAAAGGGCTGATACCGTCCGTGATATTGTCAATAGTATTTCTAAAATTCCAGATCGAATTCAAAAGGAAATTTATATTCAGGAGTGTGCTCAAATCATGAATATTTCTGAAGGCGTCTTGTTCAATACACTCGCACAGATTGGAAAAAAGGATATCGCTGATGCCAGCAAAAAAGCAAAGGACAATCAAAAAGCTTTTGAAGTGGTTCGTAACGAGGCAGTTACGCAGAAAGTAGATGTGCAGTTTGAACTAGAACGCAAGATTATTGAAATTTTACTATTATACGGCAATACATCGCAACGCTTTGAAGATTTAATTCTCAAAGAAAATGATAAGGGTGAATTAGCCTTAGAGCCTGAATTTTTAGAGGCTAAGGTGTACGAGAAAATATTTTTAGACCTACAGGACGATGAAATAGAATTGAGTAATGATAACTTTAAGCGAATTTATAAAACATTAGTTCAAGAACTTAATGAAAACGAAAACTTTACGGTTCAAACGTTCATAGCCTCTTTAGAACAAGATATGGTATCAGAAATATCTTCTATTTTAATGGAGGAAGAAAAATATATTTTGCATGATTGGGCGAGTAAAGATATTTATCCTAAGAGTAAAGATCAGGGAATTTCTCAATTGGCGAGCGAAACAATTTTAACCTTACGTTGTTTTTTAATCAAAAGAAGAATAAATACCTTACAAAATGAAACTCAGGATGTGGAAAAAGACAACCGAGAAATACTAGAGGAAATTATCAATTATATTCAACTTAATAAATTATTAAATCAGAAGCTAAATCGGGTATTATCTTAA
- a CDS encoding response regulator transcription factor translates to MIKVLIADNHPVVRTGIKFVLDTASDFEVIGDVATTSELFEKLKTVNPDVVMLEMDIPEINGIATLRKIKSEFPDIKVLIYSGQSEDVYALSTIRAGAYGYLSKSADLDYIITAVRKVSKGDMFITNELAQRLAFDEGTKKPRRFFRKLSSREVEVLKMLASGKRNKDVAIGLNLNEKTVSTYKARLMRKLNVDNLVDLLQQAKALELY, encoded by the coding sequence ATGATTAAAGTATTGATCGCAGATAACCATCCTGTTGTTAGAACTGGGATAAAGTTTGTTTTAGACACCGCTTCTGATTTTGAAGTTATCGGAGATGTGGCCACAACTTCAGAGTTATTTGAAAAATTAAAGACTGTAAATCCTGATGTAGTGATGCTAGAGATGGACATTCCTGAAATCAATGGAATTGCAACCCTTAGAAAAATTAAATCTGAATTCCCTGATATTAAAGTTTTGATCTATAGCGGTCAGTCGGAAGATGTTTATGCCTTAAGCACTATTCGAGCAGGCGCCTACGGATATTTGTCAAAAAGCGCTGATTTAGATTACATTATTACTGCTGTAAGAAAAGTAAGTAAAGGTGATATGTTTATTACTAATGAGCTAGCGCAAAGACTTGCGTTTGACGAGGGTACCAAAAAGCCAAGAAGATTCTTTAGAAAGCTTTCTTCAAGAGAAGTAGAAGTATTAAAAATGTTAGCCAGCGGTAAACGCAATAAAGATGTTGCTATTGGTCTTAATTTGAACGAAAAAACAGTAAGTACCTACAAAGCGCGTTTAATGCGAAAATTGAATGTCGATAATTTAGTAGACTTATTACAACAAGCGAAAGCTTTAGAATTATACTAA
- the nadE gene encoding NAD(+) synthase, whose product MQTEKIINHIVKWLKDYATNAKMNGFVIGISGGIDSAVTSALCAKSGLDLLCLEMPIHQELNQVGRASRHIDWLQENFTTVKRLELNLTPVFDSLIAALPQVANEEDRFMSLANTRARLRMTSLYYFAALDKYLVAGTGNKVEDFGVGFYTKYGDGGVDLSPIADLLKTEVWEIARVLGINDEIINAAPTDGLWGDDRTDEDQIGASYPELEWAMAMADQNKTSQDFKGREKEVFQIYKRLNTANKHKMLPIPICEIPMALK is encoded by the coding sequence ATGCAAACCGAAAAAATAATAAATCATATTGTAAAGTGGTTAAAAGATTACGCAACGAATGCTAAAATGAATGGTTTTGTTATTGGAATCTCCGGAGGTATTGATTCTGCCGTTACTTCAGCCTTATGTGCAAAATCGGGTCTAGACCTTTTATGTTTAGAAATGCCCATTCACCAAGAATTAAATCAAGTAGGTAGAGCTTCAAGACACATTGACTGGTTACAAGAAAATTTTACAACTGTAAAAAGACTTGAATTAAATTTAACCCCAGTATTTGATAGCTTAATCGCCGCTTTGCCACAAGTAGCCAATGAGGAGGACCGGTTTATGTCACTGGCAAATACCAGGGCCCGACTCAGAATGACAAGTTTGTACTATTTTGCAGCTTTAGATAAATATTTAGTGGCTGGCACTGGTAATAAAGTAGAAGATTTTGGGGTAGGCTTTTACACCAAATACGGTGATGGTGGCGTTGATTTAAGCCCCATTGCTGATTTACTAAAGACCGAGGTATGGGAAATTGCGCGAGTTTTGGGCATCAACGATGAAATTATTAACGCAGCTCCTACAGATGGTCTTTGGGGTGATGATAGAACCGATGAAGATCAAATAGGTGCGTCCTATCCAGAATTAGAATGGGCAATGGCCATGGCAGATCAAAATAAAACTTCTCAAGATTTTAAGGGAAGAGAAAAAGAGGTTTTCCAAATTTATAAAAGACTAAATACAGCAAATAAACACAAGATGCTGCCGATTCCAATTTGCGAGATTCCAATGGCGTTGAAATAA
- the gldB gene encoding gliding motility lipoprotein GldB — MKKLIFVVLIFLSLLFINCGAEDKTAEEIDKIVLDVQVERFDKEFASATLETLPILKGKYPYLFPAQYPDSIWMAKLKDTIQIELNTEVEKAFSNFDIQKTKLTNLFKHIKYYFPEFTIPKVITLTSDVNYENRVILTDSLLLIGLDNYLGEEHKFYQGFQGYLKKGLDEKYLVSDVASEFCGSILPQRSGRTFLDQMIYHGKTLYLKDKIMAFESEEQRIAYTPEQLEWAKLNEENIWRYFVDRNLLYSTDKQLQPRFLDPAPFSKFQLELDNESPGRIGRYVGWQIVRAFMENNDLDFKQMLTVPAEEILKKSNYKPRN, encoded by the coding sequence ATGAAGAAGCTAATTTTTGTGGTTTTAATTTTTTTGTCTCTCCTTTTTATTAATTGTGGTGCAGAAGATAAAACTGCTGAAGAAATTGATAAAATAGTCTTAGATGTACAGGTCGAGCGTTTTGATAAAGAGTTTGCTTCGGCCACTCTTGAAACTTTGCCCATTTTAAAAGGAAAGTATCCCTATTTATTTCCTGCGCAATACCCAGATAGTATCTGGATGGCAAAACTAAAAGATACGATACAGATAGAATTGAATACTGAAGTCGAAAAGGCTTTTTCAAATTTTGATATTCAGAAAACCAAATTAACGAACTTATTTAAACATATAAAATATTATTTCCCGGAGTTTACAATACCTAAAGTGATTACCCTAACTTCTGACGTTAACTATGAGAATCGTGTCATTTTAACTGATTCTTTATTATTGATTGGCTTAGATAACTATTTGGGTGAAGAACATAAATTCTACCAAGGATTTCAAGGCTATTTAAAAAAGGGATTAGATGAAAAATATTTAGTATCAGATGTAGCTTCAGAGTTTTGTGGTTCAATTCTGCCCCAAAGAAGCGGTAGAACATTCTTAGATCAAATGATTTATCATGGAAAAACCCTGTATTTGAAAGATAAAATAATGGCTTTTGAGTCTGAAGAACAGCGAATCGCCTATACACCGGAACAATTAGAATGGGCTAAATTAAATGAAGAAAATATTTGGCGTTATTTTGTGGATAGAAACTTATTATATAGTACAGATAAGCAATTGCAACCTAGATTTTTAGACCCAGCTCCTTTTTCTAAGTTTCAGTTAGAATTAGATAACGAATCCCCAGGTAGAATTGGCAGGTATGTTGGTTGGCAGATTGTACGTGCTTTTATGGAAAATAACGACCTAGACTTTAAACAAATGCTGACGGTCCCTGCTGAAGAAATTTTAAAGAAATCAAATTACAAACCTAGAAACTAA
- the gldC gene encoding gliding motility protein GldC: MGILHTSEISLKVGLDENRVPEELTWSAQDGGIDNEEAKAMLLSVWDSKNKESLKIDLWTKDMPVDEMKIFFHQTLVSLSDTFMKATQDEKMTATMKDFCDYFAEKLELKK; encoded by the coding sequence ATGGGTATACTACACACCTCAGAAATATCATTAAAAGTAGGCTTAGACGAAAATCGTGTACCTGAAGAACTTACATGGTCTGCTCAAGATGGTGGCATAGATAACGAGGAGGCAAAAGCCATGCTACTATCTGTTTGGGATAGCAAGAATAAAGAGTCCTTAAAGATAGATTTGTGGACTAAGGATATGCCTGTGGATGAAATGAAAATTTTCTTTCATCAAACATTAGTTTCTTTGTCTGATACCTTTATGAAAGCAACCCAAGACGAGAAAATGACAGCAACTATGAAAGATTTTTGTGATTATTTCGCAGAAAAATTAGAATTAAAAAAGTAA
- the yihA gene encoding ribosome biogenesis GTP-binding protein YihA/YsxC, producing the protein MKIKSAEFVISNSKVTHCPKDPIPEYSFIGRSNVGKSSLINMLTQRKNLAKTSGRPGKTQLINHFKINDNWFLVDLPGYGYARVSKKDKKTFQKYITDYFLERKQLVSAFVLIDIRHEPQPVDLEFMQWMGENQIPFSIIFTKADKLKPKAIERNVDLYMQQLLASIWEEAPNYFITSSTNGIGQEEVLQYIDSLNENFKKNNWADLI; encoded by the coding sequence ATGAAAATAAAGTCCGCAGAATTTGTGATTAGCAATTCTAAAGTCACTCATTGCCCCAAAGACCCTATACCTGAATATTCATTTATAGGAAGATCTAATGTGGGTAAATCATCGCTCATAAATATGCTCACACAGCGTAAAAACTTAGCAAAAACATCAGGTAGACCCGGCAAAACACAGTTAATTAATCATTTTAAAATTAATGATAATTGGTTTTTGGTAGATTTACCAGGCTACGGTTACGCCAGAGTTTCTAAAAAGGATAAAAAAACGTTTCAGAAGTACATTACCGATTATTTTTTAGAACGCAAACAATTGGTAAGTGCCTTTGTTTTGATTGATATACGCCATGAGCCACAGCCTGTTGATTTAGAGTTTATGCAATGGATGGGTGAAAATCAAATTCCGTTTTCAATTATTTTTACCAAGGCCGATAAACTAAAACCAAAGGCTATCGAAAGAAATGTTGACCTCTATATGCAGCAATTATTAGCCAGTATTTGGGAAGAAGCGCCTAACTACTTTATCACTTCTTCAACAAATGGCATTGGCCAAGAAGAGGTATTACAGTATATAGACAGCCTAAATGAAAACTTTAAGAAAAACAATTGGGCCGATTTAATCTAA
- a CDS encoding alpha/beta fold hydrolase, with amino-acid sequence MEETLITEGKYKYLEIGEGTPIIILHGLLGGLSNFNGVVDHFPSLGYKVLVPELPIYTMPLLKTNVKSFAKFLEGFIKHKELKKVILLGNSLGGHIGLLHTKLNPNVVKALVITGSSGLYESAMGDGYPKRGDYEFIKKKAQDVFYDPEVATPEIIDEVFATLNDRIKLVKTLAIAKSAIRHNMSKDLPHMLTPTCIIWGKNDAVTPPNVASEFHELLPDSDLFWIEKCGHAPMMEHPKEFNTILEAWLKARNF; translated from the coding sequence ATGGAAGAAACATTAATTACTGAAGGGAAATACAAATATCTTGAAATTGGCGAGGGCACTCCCATTATTATTTTGCACGGTCTTTTAGGAGGTCTTAGTAATTTTAATGGTGTTGTAGACCACTTTCCCTCTCTAGGCTATAAAGTTTTAGTACCTGAATTACCAATTTACACCATGCCTTTGTTAAAAACAAACGTAAAGAGCTTTGCAAAGTTTTTAGAAGGTTTCATAAAGCATAAGGAACTTAAAAAAGTGATCCTCTTAGGGAATTCCTTAGGTGGGCACATTGGCCTTTTGCACACAAAACTAAATCCAAACGTAGTAAAAGCTTTAGTCATTACTGGTAGTTCTGGACTTTACGAAAGTGCTATGGGCGATGGGTATCCGAAAAGAGGAGACTACGAGTTTATCAAGAAAAAAGCACAAGATGTTTTTTATGATCCCGAAGTGGCAACGCCTGAAATCATTGATGAAGTTTTTGCAACCTTAAACGACCGAATAAAATTAGTCAAAACCTTAGCCATAGCCAAAAGTGCCATCCGCCATAACATGTCTAAAGATTTACCCCATATGTTAACGCCAACCTGTATAATTTGGGGCAAGAACGATGCGGTAACTCCTCCTAATGTAGCTTCGGAGTTTCATGAATTATTACCCGATTCAGATCTATTTTGGATCGAAAAATGCGGCCATGCACCAATGATGGAACACCCTAAGGAATTTAATACTATTCTAGAAGCTTGGCTTAAGGCAAGAAATTTCTAA
- the mraZ gene encoding division/cell wall cluster transcriptional repressor MraZ, with protein sequence MINFIGTYDCKADTKGRVMLPVSLKHQMSPVLSDGFVIKRSVFQPCLELYPMKEWNLLMEKMNKKNRFLKKNNDFIRRFSAGVKVVEIDATGRLLIPKNLMDIAKISKDVVLSSAINIVEIWDKDSYEKVLEDTAEDFAALAEEVMGGDDDDVS encoded by the coding sequence GTGATCAATTTCATCGGAACATATGACTGCAAGGCAGATACAAAAGGGAGGGTAATGCTACCAGTTTCCCTGAAGCATCAAATGTCTCCTGTGCTGAGCGATGGCTTTGTGATTAAAAGGTCTGTTTTTCAACCTTGTTTAGAATTATATCCAATGAAAGAATGGAATCTTTTGATGGAGAAAATGAACAAAAAAAATAGGTTTCTAAAGAAAAATAATGATTTTATACGTCGGTTTTCTGCAGGTGTAAAGGTAGTAGAAATAGATGCCACGGGTCGATTATTGATCCCTAAGAATTTAATGGATATCGCTAAGATTTCAAAAGATGTGGTGCTGAGTTCAGCCATCAATATTGTGGAGATCTGGGATAAAGACAGTTATGAAAAGGTGTTAGAGGATACCGCTGAAGATTTTGCTGCTTTGGCAGAAGAAGTAATGGGAGGAGACGACGATGATGTATCATAA
- the rsmH gene encoding 16S rRNA (cytosine(1402)-N(4))-methyltransferase RsmH, which yields MMYHNPVLLQESVDGLAIKSNGVYVDVTFGGGGHSKEILKRLGPDGRLFAFDQDEDALKNTIADERFTLIHENFRFISQFLKFYGVKKVDGILADFGVSSHQFDVAERGFSTRFDADLDMRMSRRNTVSAYEVVNKYDYDSLRNLLFQYGDLRNANAMATAIIASREEDEIKTTAQLKAALKQFLPARLEHKIVAQIYQAIRIEVNQEIEVIKEFLEQVPSLLNEEGRLSAISYHSLEDRLVKNFIRSGKFEGEPEKDFYGNMKLPLKKVGGLIVPSKKEIATNNRSRSAKLRIAEKSKIV from the coding sequence ATGATGTATCATAACCCAGTTTTATTGCAGGAATCTGTTGATGGTTTAGCCATCAAAAGCAACGGGGTTTATGTTGATGTTACTTTTGGAGGGGGCGGACATTCTAAAGAAATATTAAAGCGTTTAGGGCCTGACGGTCGGTTATTTGCTTTTGATCAGGACGAAGATGCTTTAAAAAATACCATAGCGGATGAAAGGTTCACCTTGATTCATGAAAATTTTAGATTTATAAGTCAGTTTTTAAAGTTTTATGGTGTTAAAAAGGTAGATGGTATTTTGGCTGATTTTGGAGTGTCATCGCATCAGTTTGATGTTGCAGAACGTGGTTTTTCTACCCGTTTTGATGCGGATTTAGATATGCGCATGAGTCGGCGAAACACCGTTTCAGCTTACGAAGTTGTGAATAAGTACGACTATGATAGTTTGCGAAACCTGTTGTTTCAATATGGTGATTTACGTAATGCAAATGCAATGGCGACTGCCATAATTGCCAGCAGAGAAGAGGATGAAATAAAAACCACGGCACAATTAAAAGCGGCACTTAAACAATTTTTACCAGCTCGTTTAGAGCATAAAATAGTAGCACAGATTTACCAAGCTATCAGAATTGAAGTCAACCAAGAGATAGAAGTAATTAAGGAATTTTTAGAGCAGGTGCCTAGCTTACTAAATGAGGAAGGTAGGTTGAGTGCTATCAGTTATCATTCTTTGGAAGATAGATTGGTGAAAAACTTTATTCGATCAGGAAAGTTCGAAGGGGAGCCAGAAAAAGATTTTTATGGGAATATGAAGCTTCCCCTAAAAAAAGTGGGAGGCCTCATAGTGCCAAGCAAAAAGGAGATAGCTACCAACAATAGATCTCGTAGTGCTAAACTGAGAATTGCTGAGAAAAGTAAAATAGTGTAA
- a CDS encoding FtsL-like putative cell division protein translates to MRKGILDLLKGKFLVSGEAAPKNWIFIIFISFLAAVMIASSHSADSKVHQIAALNEEVKELRSEFIDGQTDVQKLKLESEILRKLGDDGLYPSENPPFKIRVKSAE, encoded by the coding sequence ATGCGAAAAGGAATATTAGACTTGTTAAAAGGAAAGTTTTTGGTCAGTGGTGAAGCCGCTCCAAAGAATTGGATTTTCATCATTTTCATTTCCTTTTTAGCTGCTGTTATGATTGCGAGTTCACATAGTGCAGATAGCAAGGTACATCAAATTGCGGCCTTGAATGAAGAGGTTAAAGAATTGCGAAGTGAGTTCATTGATGGGCAAACTGATGTTCAAAAATTAAAATTAGAATCAGAAATACTACGAAAGTTAGGTGATGATGGTTTATATCCTTCAGAAAATCCTCCTTTTAAAATAAGAGTTAAATCGGCTGAATAA
- a CDS encoding penicillin-binding protein has translation MAVTEKNILKRLYIVAGLLFVFAVFVVVKLFSIQMTDGDKYRQMAEDTTEKVFTITPNRGNLYSSDGSLLATSVSRFNIRFDAVTVKEADFKENIKPLSQALSKLLGKPASHYEQLLRKAKANQNRYALVARGLDYSDYVQVKKFPLFEKGPNRGGIVVEQNTVREHPLGKIAERSVGYERFDDEGYATRVGLEGAFTDYLSGIKGSRLKQKIAKGQWKPIGMDNIVEPKDGYDVYSTIDVNIQDIAHHALLGQLEKYKADHGCVIVMETKTGEIKAISNLGKTEGGKYYERLNYAIGESHEPGSTFKLMSLVVALEDKVIDTSSIIDTEKGIFKVYNKRVKDSKEGGYGALTVAKAFEVSSNTAIAKIIHNNYKDQPEKFVNRLMNMGLSRELGLPIKGEGTPVIRYPGDKGWSGISLAWMSHGYEVSLTPLQTLTFYNAIANNGEMLKPRLLKEVKEWDKTIYKFEKEVINPSICSAETIGKVQALLKDVVEKKHGTGHGLYSPHFSMAGKTGTTQKDYISKDPNKLKYISTFAGYFPADNPRYSCIVVIHEPDKSVGYYGADVSGPVFKSIAQKIYATSPLVDEVESLEVKSSVLDKKYQQYYTEANKKHNRVPNVEGMSGMDAIAILENLGIKVKVTGNGKVKKQSVKDANISEVELIVLELS, from the coding sequence ATGGCAGTTACAGAAAAAAACATATTGAAACGCTTGTATATCGTAGCGGGCCTGCTGTTTGTATTTGCTGTGTTCGTTGTGGTGAAACTTTTTAGTATTCAAATGACTGATGGTGACAAGTACCGTCAAATGGCTGAGGATACCACCGAAAAAGTATTTACCATTACGCCAAATCGCGGTAATTTATATTCTTCTGATGGAAGCTTATTAGCCACCTCCGTTTCTCGTTTTAATATTCGATTTGATGCGGTTACAGTTAAAGAAGCTGATTTTAAGGAAAATATTAAGCCACTTTCTCAAGCGCTTTCAAAATTATTAGGGAAACCAGCATCACACTACGAGCAACTCCTGCGAAAAGCAAAAGCAAACCAAAATAGGTATGCCTTAGTTGCCCGAGGATTAGATTATTCAGACTACGTTCAGGTTAAAAAATTTCCACTTTTCGAAAAAGGCCCCAATAGAGGTGGTATTGTGGTAGAGCAAAATACGGTTCGCGAACATCCCTTGGGGAAAATTGCAGAACGAAGCGTTGGTTACGAACGTTTTGATGATGAAGGATATGCAACAAGAGTTGGTCTTGAAGGGGCTTTTACCGATTATTTAAGCGGAATTAAGGGGAGTCGTTTAAAGCAAAAAATAGCTAAAGGACAATGGAAGCCTATTGGTATGGATAATATCGTAGAGCCAAAAGATGGTTATGATGTGTATTCTACCATAGACGTAAATATTCAGGATATCGCCCATCATGCACTCTTGGGGCAATTAGAAAAATATAAGGCAGATCACGGTTGTGTCATTGTCATGGAAACAAAAACCGGTGAGATTAAGGCAATATCTAATCTTGGAAAAACTGAAGGTGGTAAGTATTACGAACGCTTGAATTATGCCATTGGTGAATCGCACGAACCAGGTTCTACATTTAAATTAATGTCATTGGTGGTGGCTTTAGAGGATAAAGTCATTGACACAAGTTCTATTATTGATACCGAGAAAGGAATTTTTAAAGTATATAACAAAAGGGTTAAAGATTCTAAAGAAGGGGGCTATGGAGCCTTAACGGTGGCAAAAGCCTTTGAGGTTTCTTCGAACACAGCTATTGCAAAAATAATTCACAATAACTATAAAGATCAACCTGAAAAGTTTGTGAACCGCTTAATGAATATGGGGCTGAGCAGAGAATTGGGACTTCCTATAAAAGGGGAGGGCACGCCCGTCATTAGGTATCCAGGAGATAAAGGTTGGTCTGGAATTTCACTGGCATGGATGTCTCACGGCTATGAAGTATCCTTAACCCCATTGCAAACGCTAACATTTTATAATGCCATAGCCAATAACGGTGAAATGTTAAAGCCTAGACTTTTAAAGGAAGTAAAAGAATGGGATAAAACTATTTATAAGTTCGAAAAAGAAGTCATCAACCCTTCGATATGCTCAGCAGAAACAATAGGTAAAGTGCAAGCTCTTTTAAAAGATGTCGTGGAAAAAAAGCATGGTACAGGCCATGGCTTATATTCTCCTCATTTTTCTATGGCAGGAAAAACTGGTACTACCCAGAAAGATTATATTTCCAAAGACCCAAACAAACTGAAGTACATCTCCACCTTCGCGGGTTATTTTCCTGCAGATAACCCTAGATACTCTTGTATTGTAGTAATTCACGAACCTGATAAAAGTGTTGGGTATTATGGAGCTGACGTATCAGGACCGGTATTTAAATCTATCGCTCAGAAAATATATGCAACCTCTCCTTTAGTGGATGAAGTAGAAAGTTTAGAAGTAAAGAGTAGTGTATTAGATAAAAAATACCAACAATATTATACCGAAGCGAATAAAAAGCACAATAGAGTTCCTAATGTAGAAGGTATGAGTGGTATGGATGCTATTGCTATTTTAGAAAATTTGGGGATAAAAGTAAAAGTAACAGGCAACGGTAAAGTAAAGAAACAATCTGTAAAAGATGCTAATATCAGTGAAGTTGAACTAATTGTATTAGAATTATCATGA